One Aneurinibacillus migulanus genomic region harbors:
- a CDS encoding tetratricopeptide repeat protein, translating into MSNVFDAELTTYGYQKDNEAISLERVGDMQKAIEIYEHLIEVGYDGPHPYQRLAIIYRKQKQFKDEIRVLERAVFVYENIVCHKRVDRIPKLNKFKERLVKVRALANKN; encoded by the coding sequence ATGAGCAATGTATTTGATGCTGAATTAACAACGTATGGCTATCAAAAAGATAATGAAGCTATTTCCCTTGAAAGGGTTGGTGATATGCAAAAGGCTATTGAAATTTATGAACATCTCATCGAAGTTGGATATGATGGGCCTCATCCATACCAAAGATTAGCTATTATCTATCGTAAACAAAAACAATTTAAAGACGAAATACGGGTCTTGGAGAGGGCTGTCTTTGTTTACGAGAATATTGTCTGTCACAAAAGAGTGGATCGCATTCCGAAACTTAATAAGTTCAAAGAACGCTTGGTAAAGGTTCGTGCCTTAGCTAATAAAAATTAA
- a CDS encoding XkdQ/YqbQ family protein, whose amino-acid sequence MIELTVNGQDVTDAIVPPITLEDDITTGPVSVDITLVRVANLKVDNGNVVVLKINQKLWFLGFVFEWKNTSDSKKTIRAYDPIKYFLKDTDDFSFLKKTPTQVINYLCNTYGVKKGTIVNIPIVFPTLYFQGNKNLYEIILTVLFEAKKRNGKKYWVRFDNGLQVFEKVPPQKVIILGSGLESSEYGESIEEMYNRIRIVNREKKISVIAEDKGSQKKYGMMTTLEEFDAKTKAEALAYAKKKLAETNKVTKTMSISHVHGLQEQRFWSGDYIYVSDPTVTIAANGYYFKKVSYEIHLTYVRLSGELTYTDDLPVIEYEPPEEKKSSSKSTSKGKQTNTGKGYNSKAAREAKKKAKELGLTITSSRRSAKKNEQVGGSKTSYHLKGQAYDVAGPKAKMNQFAAWARSSGLFRKVLWQVKGHYDHVHVDWD is encoded by the coding sequence TTGATTGAACTTACCGTTAACGGCCAAGACGTTACTGATGCGATTGTTCCACCTATCACCTTGGAAGACGATATAACGACGGGTCCTGTATCTGTTGATATTACCTTAGTGCGAGTAGCTAACCTGAAAGTCGATAATGGGAATGTTGTGGTGCTGAAGATTAATCAAAAGTTATGGTTCTTGGGCTTTGTATTTGAATGGAAGAATACGAGCGATTCGAAAAAGACCATTCGAGCATACGATCCGATTAAATATTTCTTGAAGGATACAGATGATTTCTCGTTCCTTAAAAAAACGCCTACTCAGGTGATCAACTATCTATGTAACACGTATGGCGTAAAGAAAGGAACGATCGTGAATATCCCGATTGTCTTTCCTACTCTGTACTTTCAAGGGAACAAGAATTTGTATGAAATTATCTTAACGGTTCTTTTTGAAGCAAAGAAACGGAACGGAAAGAAATACTGGGTGCGATTTGATAACGGCCTGCAGGTGTTTGAGAAGGTACCACCGCAGAAAGTGATTATTCTCGGTTCCGGTCTTGAATCCTCAGAGTATGGCGAGTCCATCGAAGAAATGTATAACCGTATTCGCATTGTAAATCGAGAGAAGAAAATATCTGTTATTGCTGAAGATAAAGGCAGCCAAAAGAAATACGGGATGATGACTACGCTAGAGGAATTCGACGCCAAGACGAAAGCGGAAGCATTGGCCTATGCCAAAAAGAAACTAGCAGAGACAAACAAGGTAACCAAGACCATGAGTATTAGCCATGTTCATGGACTACAGGAACAACGCTTTTGGTCTGGCGATTATATTTATGTTTCCGATCCGACTGTAACGATTGCGGCCAATGGCTACTACTTTAAAAAGGTATCCTATGAAATCCATCTTACCTATGTTCGATTATCTGGGGAGCTTACGTATACCGATGACTTACCAGTGATTGAGTACGAGCCGCCAGAAGAGAAGAAAAGCAGCAGCAAGAGCACAAGTAAAGGGAAACAAACGAACACAGGAAAAGGCTACAACTCGAAGGCCGCTAGAGAGGCTAAGAAGAAAGCGAAAGAACTTGGTTTAACCATTACCTCTTCTCGCCGTAGTGCCAAGAAAAACGAACAAGTAGGCGGCTCGAAAACAAGCTACCACCTGAAAGGACAAGCCTACGATGTAGCAGGACCAAAAGCGAAGATGAACCAGTTCGCTGCTTGGGCGCGAAGCAGTGGGCTATTCCGTAAGGTGCTCTGGCAAGTCAAAGGGCATTACGATCATGTCCATGTCGATTGGGACTGA
- a CDS encoding DUF2634 domain-containing protein, producing MGLLPEIDLEQAAQQTSMEEPENPTGYLTPLFDFEKGEFVTDRNGRIVEDDGLRGMQTIINKAHYTARCAYEIYSEDYGTDEFDALVDPAPEDVRQIRIKEAIRDCLIYDDRIVEVGEIDLQRTSDGYVAIYEVETIFGTFPVRRMVK from the coding sequence ATGGGATTGCTTCCAGAAATCGACCTTGAACAAGCCGCACAACAAACATCAATGGAAGAGCCGGAAAATCCAACAGGGTACCTGACTCCCTTATTTGATTTTGAAAAAGGGGAGTTTGTGACAGACCGAAACGGCAGGATAGTGGAGGATGACGGACTGAGAGGCATGCAGACAATCATCAATAAAGCACACTATACTGCACGCTGTGCCTATGAGATTTATTCCGAAGATTACGGAACGGATGAATTTGATGCGCTTGTGGACCCTGCTCCTGAAGATGTGCGGCAAATCCGGATTAAAGAGGCCATTCGGGATTGCTTAATTTATGACGATCGGATTGTCGAAGTCGGGGAGATCGACCTTCAAAGGACATCAGATGGATATGTGGCCATCTATGAGGTAGAAACCATATTCGGTACGTTTCCAGTAAGGAGGATGGTCAAATGA
- a CDS encoding baseplate J/gp47 family protein has translation MNPPWFGEEMEDILQRMLDDIPDYRDKREGGFICDLLATIANERIRSREENLELMEMHFADTATGEDLDRVIESRSPLKRGEAKPAKGPVRVIGIPKTPLSAGTLYMSIIPDEQSGLVEFEQLEDAVIGESGTVIVEVEAMLGGQVGNIPAGTIAISEPIPGIADVENLEAFTGGIDEEEDESFRERYHTWARSDASSGNIDHYVKWSLEVPGGGVGGVQVIPLWDGRGTVKVILIDTDGKPASSDIVQRVQDYLASVPAEGEDQAPIGATVTVVPAEKTDLNISAKLILSGTRSIESITTELSNKLSEFLTKEARANWNRRAQPYYVSAAKVGSLIWGMDGVKDYLELVINGDASSVEIEGGKVAVLGTVTFYE, from the coding sequence ATGAATCCCCCTTGGTTCGGAGAAGAGATGGAGGATATCTTACAGCGAATGCTTGATGATATTCCGGATTATCGAGATAAACGCGAGGGCGGCTTTATCTGTGATCTCCTTGCTACTATCGCAAATGAACGTATCCGTTCCAGAGAAGAGAACTTGGAGCTTATGGAAATGCATTTTGCTGATACAGCAACCGGCGAAGACCTTGACCGTGTGATTGAGTCACGTAGCCCCCTAAAGCGTGGAGAGGCAAAGCCGGCTAAAGGGCCGGTTCGAGTCATCGGTATTCCAAAAACGCCGCTTTCTGCAGGTACTTTGTATATGAGTATCATACCAGACGAGCAAAGCGGATTGGTTGAATTTGAACAGTTAGAAGATGCCGTTATCGGGGAAAGTGGCACCGTGATAGTAGAAGTCGAAGCTATGCTTGGTGGTCAGGTTGGAAACATCCCAGCTGGCACTATCGCTATTTCTGAACCGATTCCTGGGATTGCGGATGTTGAAAATTTGGAGGCTTTCACAGGTGGCATCGATGAAGAAGAAGATGAAAGTTTTCGCGAACGCTATCATACTTGGGCGCGAAGTGATGCATCGAGCGGGAACATTGATCATTATGTTAAATGGTCGCTCGAAGTTCCAGGCGGTGGCGTAGGTGGCGTGCAGGTGATTCCGTTATGGGACGGTCGAGGTACCGTAAAGGTCATTCTGATTGATACGGATGGGAAGCCAGCCAGTTCAGATATCGTTCAAAGAGTACAGGATTATCTCGCTTCCGTTCCGGCAGAAGGAGAAGATCAGGCACCAATCGGAGCCACCGTTACCGTTGTTCCAGCAGAAAAAACGGACTTAAATATATCAGCTAAACTGATTCTTTCTGGGACAAGAAGTATCGAATCTATTACAACCGAGCTATCAAATAAGCTATCTGAATTCTTGACGAAAGAAGCACGAGCGAATTGGAACCGTAGAGCACAGCCGTACTATGTAAGTGCCGCTAAAGTGGGCTCACTTATTTGGGGAATGGACGGTGTAAAAGACTACCTTGAGCTTGTCATAAATGGAGATGCCAGCTCTGTTGAAATCGAAGGCGGGAAAGTCGCAGTACTTGGGACGGTGACCTTCTATGAGTGA
- a CDS encoding putative phage tail protein → MSERVDRAFYSLPRYYQSSQITEEIIRAAMKEFDYDEQERDDIFAQLLIVTATWGLERWEKEFGVQHAPGDSYELRRARLEAKVISKSKSNPKRIEEIVNSFVPSKSAKVYRIPDEYAFEAFVPVDELQWMPEIIKAVEKAKPAHLEFILTGIYRAESIIVGGDARNFDVTYRRCGETITEGVLDGQLAWAGVNVLGDAYGFAVPYRRCGEAYTGEEA, encoded by the coding sequence ATGAGTGAGCGAGTCGACAGGGCTTTCTATTCTCTCCCTCGTTATTATCAAAGCAGCCAAATCACTGAAGAAATCATTCGTGCGGCAATGAAAGAATTTGACTACGATGAACAGGAAAGGGACGATATCTTCGCGCAGCTCCTCATTGTAACCGCAACTTGGGGGCTGGAACGGTGGGAAAAGGAATTCGGTGTACAACATGCACCTGGCGATTCATATGAGTTGCGACGGGCTAGGTTAGAAGCAAAAGTGATTTCTAAATCAAAAAGTAACCCGAAGCGGATTGAAGAAATCGTCAACTCCTTTGTTCCGTCAAAAAGCGCAAAAGTTTATCGTATTCCTGATGAGTATGCATTTGAAGCGTTTGTTCCTGTTGATGAATTGCAATGGATGCCTGAAATTATTAAGGCCGTTGAAAAAGCTAAACCTGCACATTTAGAGTTTATTCTTACAGGTATTTATAGAGCTGAATCTATTATCGTTGGCGGGGATGCACGAAACTTTGACGTAACCTACCGACGCTGCGGTGAAACCATTACCGAAGGTGTTCTAGATGGACAACTTGCATGGGCTGGCGTAAACGTCTTGGGAGATGCTTATGGCTTTGCTGTTCCATATCGACGTTGTGGAGAAGCCTATACAGGAGAGGAGGCGTAA
- a CDS encoding S26 family signal peptidase, translated as MICLSEKYKTGTLLEVSGRSMEPTLWDGQIVEVMEGYHDGDIVVAEHEGSLIIKRLVGDRLLGDNREISTDFFVVDVRILGQAEVRTKEELEERGVQVNCLHLVKVEAISGTRSAYNIPADANWASPESTDGNYYVYGMRDGRRQWVKGAEQIPEDANWVVPDADNLYYIYGMPNGNVSGTPNALDIPADANWASPDNVYDSFDYYVYSMSNGTINRVQGSGRIPGNANWVVPDADNLYYIYSEKKNQFPTISLSTTNNMTLSQGNCVLSGNVIDSDGDTVTISATISGVTKQTTVTGTGGWSLSWPVIDLAQGQYSNIIITANDGRGGTATVNYTGLITIDKTKPSIAISGVSEGQTYTTATPVFSATDAGGAGLQSCTATLNNNAYTSGTPITIGGNYTLVVTARDRAGNVSTKTVNFKVNSAPTVEVSTANNQTLYEGDSLIISGSANDVNVGNALIVKLKFDEEAEKNILVTTSTGNPQPISYTVTFKNGRLYDAAGNPITPELNKDVVHSFTVYAKDDSGAESAHITRQFMVVPNRNPLIRINPLEPLTSMVPTDTVTISGTVNDPDEGDTVTMEYKLNQGPFQPIAMQGETWSFSISAGDLRDGENIIELKAIDNKGGVTVKRMAIDQTPRIVPVKVSQSRYMILPPKGEMKGLVAWIQRKKGDLQVKGDLSIVATGQPEFFVPMEKTSAELSHALDEDQFIGSVETAGQNVTIKLTETRTDALNSSAAITKIAGVIN; from the coding sequence ATGATTTGTCTTTCCGAGAAGTATAAAACAGGTACGTTGCTCGAAGTGTCCGGGCGTTCGATGGAGCCGACGTTGTGGGATGGGCAGATTGTTGAAGTGATGGAAGGCTACCATGATGGCGATATCGTTGTTGCTGAACATGAAGGAAGCCTTATCATTAAACGCTTAGTCGGAGATAGGCTGCTGGGGGATAATCGGGAGATATCTACCGACTTTTTTGTTGTTGATGTACGTATTCTTGGACAGGCAGAGGTTCGGACAAAAGAGGAACTGGAAGAAAGAGGGGTACAAGTTAATTGTCTCCATTTAGTGAAGGTGGAGGCCATTAGTGGTACACGTAGTGCTTATAATATTCCTGCAGATGCAAATTGGGCATCACCCGAAAGCACTGATGGCAATTATTACGTATATGGGATGCGAGATGGAAGAAGACAATGGGTTAAAGGAGCAGAGCAGATTCCCGAAGATGCAAATTGGGTTGTACCCGATGCAGACAACTTATATTATATTTATGGTATGCCAAACGGAAATGTTAGTGGTACACCTAATGCTTTAGATATTCCCGCAGATGCAAATTGGGCGTCACCTGACAACGTTTATGACAGCTTTGATTATTACGTGTATAGTATGTCAAATGGAACTATAAACCGTGTCCAAGGATCAGGTCGCATACCTGGAAATGCAAACTGGGTTGTACCTGATGCAGACAACTTATATTATATTTATAGTGAGAAGAAAAACCAATTTCCAACGATCTCTCTTTCAACTACTAATAATATGACCTTATCACAAGGTAATTGTGTGTTATCTGGGAATGTCATTGATTCAGACGGAGACACAGTTACTATCAGTGCAACCATCAGTGGTGTCACCAAACAAACGACTGTAACAGGTACAGGTGGTTGGTCGCTCTCTTGGCCGGTAATAGACTTAGCGCAGGGACAGTACTCAAACATCATTATTACCGCAAATGATGGTCGAGGTGGTACTGCTACAGTAAACTACACGGGCTTAATTACGATTGATAAGACAAAACCGTCTATTGCTATATCAGGTGTTTCTGAGGGCCAGACGTATACAACAGCCACACCTGTATTCTCTGCGACTGATGCGGGCGGTGCAGGGCTGCAGAGCTGCACAGCTACACTAAATAACAATGCATATACATCCGGCACACCAATTACGATTGGTGGCAACTACACGCTCGTCGTTACGGCGCGCGATCGAGCGGGCAATGTCAGTACAAAAACAGTTAATTTCAAAGTAAACAGCGCGCCAACTGTAGAAGTATCGACCGCTAACAATCAAACGCTATATGAAGGGGATTCTCTTATCATCTCTGGCAGCGCGAATGATGTGAATGTAGGGAATGCGCTTATCGTGAAGTTGAAGTTTGATGAAGAGGCAGAAAAGAACATCCTGGTTACCACATCAACCGGCAACCCACAACCGATCAGTTACACCGTCACATTTAAGAATGGTCGATTGTACGATGCGGCAGGCAACCCAATTACACCAGAGCTGAACAAAGATGTGGTCCATAGTTTCACGGTGTATGCCAAGGACGACAGCGGCGCAGAATCAGCCCACATTACACGTCAATTTATGGTGGTACCTAACCGAAACCCGCTTATCAGGATCAACCCGTTAGAACCGCTAACCAGCATGGTTCCGACCGATACGGTGACTATTAGTGGGACAGTAAATGATCCAGACGAAGGCGACACTGTAACAATGGAATACAAGCTGAATCAAGGACCATTTCAACCTATCGCTATGCAAGGGGAAACATGGTCTTTTTCTATTTCGGCAGGTGATTTGCGAGACGGAGAAAACATCATTGAACTAAAAGCGATCGATAATAAGGGTGGTGTAACTGTAAAACGAATGGCGATTGACCAAACGCCCCGGATAGTACCAGTAAAGGTTTCACAGTCCCGGTATATGATTCTACCACCCAAAGGAGAAATGAAAGGTTTGGTTGCATGGATTCAGCGAAAGAAAGGGGACTTGCAGGTCAAAGGCGACTTATCGATTGTTGCAACTGGACAGCCAGAATTCTTTGTTCCGATGGAGAAGACGTCAGCGGAATTGTCGCACGCCCTCGACGAGGACCAGTTCATAGGCAGTGTAGAAACAGCCGGGCAAAACGTAACAATCAAATTGACAGAGACGCGCACTGATGCCTTAAATTCGTCAGCTGCCATTACAAAAATTGCAGGGGTGATTAACTAA
- a CDS encoding CD1375 family protein encodes MSVAKVYVNAIKDGDIQITDVPASIQDKVKELLKEDEG; translated from the coding sequence GTGTCAGTTGCAAAAGTCTATGTCAATGCCATAAAAGACGGTGATATTCAAATCACTGATGTTCCGGCAAGTATTCAAGACAAAGTAAAGGAGCTACTGAAGGAAGATGAGGGATAA
- a CDS encoding phage holin family protein — protein MRNNSIAFPLFGMGGGAFIPVFHFLYGEGPIRLVIMVFYLGLIGMDWIAGYRAAKIDGSYASEYGINGAFRTAFLLLMPAIGHLVDVILSMPDIAFGFLTIAFASHIWKSMTANVIRAGWGKWVPEWAMVRVSDELDHKVARARERIKRKTDMLNDEDKGA, from the coding sequence ATGAGAAATAACTCAATCGCCTTCCCGTTGTTCGGCATGGGGGGAGGCGCTTTTATTCCGGTCTTTCACTTCTTATATGGTGAGGGACCAATTCGCTTGGTAATCATGGTGTTTTATCTTGGTTTAATTGGGATGGATTGGATTGCCGGGTATCGCGCTGCAAAAATCGATGGCTCTTATGCTAGTGAATACGGTATTAACGGGGCATTTCGAACCGCTTTTCTACTTCTTATGCCCGCTATAGGACACCTTGTTGACGTCATTCTTAGTATGCCTGATATCGCCTTTGGCTTTTTAACTATCGCGTTTGCTTCACACATTTGGAAAAGCATGACGGCCAATGTCATTCGTGCAGGATGGGGCAAATGGGTACCTGAGTGGGCAATGGTTCGGGTATCGGATGAACTCGATCACAAAGTGGCTAGAGCTAGGGAACGCATTAAACGAAAAACGGACATGCTAAATGATGAAGATAAAGGAGCGTAA
- a CDS encoding glycoside hydrolase family 25 protein: protein MTKIKGIDVSHWNGVIDWKKVAADGVKFVFLKASEGTSYVDKTFKTNATRASAVGIHVGAYHYAKFGSVAEAKAEAQHFLHTVSDVKLTYPLVLDLEENKKKASKAFLTDAAIAFLDAIEKAGYFAMIYAGKHFFETQLDEKRLKPYALWIARYNSFLGRDAGVWQYTETGRVSGISGNVDMNWSYVDYATLIAGKNVSKPPTAVGTVTESKEPTCRIVVNGAKLDAPGIIRNNLSYLPVRAMGNAAGVAVGFCNGKATLGKGTLKTTIVIGETGYAQSREIAEVLGYILEWKQATREVIFTKGKR, encoded by the coding sequence ATGACAAAAATTAAAGGAATTGACGTATCACATTGGAACGGAGTTATTGATTGGAAGAAAGTTGCCGCAGATGGCGTGAAATTCGTTTTCTTAAAAGCAAGTGAAGGCACAAGTTATGTAGATAAAACATTTAAAACAAATGCTACACGAGCAAGTGCCGTTGGGATTCATGTAGGGGCCTATCACTATGCGAAATTCGGGAGTGTCGCAGAAGCAAAGGCAGAAGCACAACATTTCTTACATACCGTTTCCGATGTTAAGCTGACTTATCCGCTTGTACTTGATCTGGAAGAGAATAAGAAAAAAGCAAGCAAAGCTTTTTTGACGGATGCCGCAATCGCATTTCTGGATGCGATTGAAAAAGCCGGATACTTTGCGATGATTTATGCTGGAAAGCACTTTTTTGAAACACAATTAGATGAGAAACGGTTAAAGCCCTACGCGCTATGGATTGCCCGTTATAATTCATTCCTAGGCAGAGACGCAGGGGTTTGGCAATATACAGAGACAGGAAGAGTAAGCGGAATTAGCGGGAATGTGGACATGAACTGGTCGTATGTCGATTATGCAACGCTCATCGCCGGGAAAAATGTTTCCAAGCCACCTACGGCAGTTGGAACAGTAACGGAGAGCAAAGAACCAACCTGCCGAATCGTCGTGAATGGTGCAAAGTTGGATGCACCTGGTATCATTCGTAACAACCTCTCCTACTTGCCTGTACGGGCCATGGGGAACGCAGCAGGGGTAGCAGTAGGATTCTGCAACGGAAAGGCTACACTGGGCAAAGGGACATTAAAAACGACTATTGTGATCGGTGAGACAGGCTATGCTCAATCAAGGGAAATCGCGGAAGTTCTTGGCTATATCTTAGAGTGGAAGCAAGCAACAAGGGAAGTTATTTTTACAAAGGGAAAGAGATAA
- a CDS encoding pre-peptidase C-terminal domain-containing protein: MKKLATGLLSLSLTLGLTTAVFADSTPQEDTQVQVTSEQENVISPMAVYYDQEPNHSIYTASPFGVPGSVSGKTNYTDDKEDFYKITPSQSGTLIVRLSPIDKDTDFGINLYNSYGNKLKNIDDGNEGAEEVVLYDVQAGQTYYVEVRHLFNYGGGRYLLTSSLN, translated from the coding sequence ATGAAGAAATTAGCTACAGGTTTACTAAGTCTATCTTTAACGTTAGGTCTTACAACTGCTGTATTTGCTGATTCTACACCTCAAGAAGATACTCAAGTTCAAGTAACATCTGAGCAAGAAAACGTAATATCACCAATGGCAGTCTATTATGATCAAGAACCAAATCACTCTATCTACACAGCTAGTCCGTTCGGGGTTCCAGGCTCTGTAAGTGGTAAGACAAATTATACAGATGATAAGGAAGACTTCTATAAAATTACACCTAGCCAATCTGGAACACTTATAGTTCGTCTATCTCCTATAGATAAAGACACCGACTTTGGAATTAACCTATATAATTCTTATGGAAATAAGCTTAAAAATATAGATGATGGAAATGAAGGTGCAGAGGAAGTTGTACTGTATGATGTTCAGGCGGGACAAACGTATTATGTAGAAGTACGTCACTTATTTAACTATGGTGGCGGAAGATATTTATTAACTTCCTCCTTGAACTAA
- a CDS encoding AbrB/MazE/SpoVT family DNA-binding domain-containing protein, translating to MMHEMGIVRKIDNLGRIVFPIEVRNKLGIQIGDSLEIFVDGEKIVFKRYAPGCLFCDSISEIVQYKGKKICASCLEELRHT from the coding sequence ATCATGCATGAAATGGGAATTGTTCGCAAAATTGATAATCTAGGTAGAATCGTATTCCCAATTGAGGTAAGAAATAAACTAGGAATACAAATTGGAGATAGTCTAGAAATTTTTGTAGATGGCGAAAAAATTGTTTTTAAAAGGTATGCACCGGGATGTTTGTTCTGTGACTCTATCTCGGAAATTGTCCAATATAAAGGGAAGAAAATTTGTGCTTCTTGTTTGGAAGAGCTGAGACATACTTGA
- a CDS encoding DUF4825 domain-containing protein gives MIKIIKCFFFLLLVLLFLNGCNPSNVNEDIFQFKDSYVGDNGAVGNITMRLPSPNGEHLNGLELKTTKEPYGIILNYKKADTPEEIEKNYKETAIYNATFIFALVKNADWVTFNFVDQEYRITREKLQKWYGKNLREFTNEEDLAKLTQEFLADKGKVSQFFRE, from the coding sequence GTGATAAAAATAATTAAGTGTTTCTTTTTTTTATTATTGGTATTACTTTTTTTAAATGGATGTAATCCCAGTAATGTGAATGAAGATATATTTCAATTTAAAGATTCATATGTAGGCGATAACGGTGCGGTTGGGAATATTACTATGCGATTACCGAGTCCAAATGGTGAACATTTAAATGGGTTAGAACTTAAAACCACAAAAGAGCCTTATGGAATTATTTTGAATTACAAAAAGGCAGACACACCAGAGGAAATAGAAAAAAACTACAAAGAGACTGCAATATACAATGCCACATTTATATTTGCATTAGTAAAAAATGCGGATTGGGTTACATTTAATTTCGTTGACCAAGAATATAGAATCACAAGAGAAAAATTGCAAAAATGGTATGGAAAAAATTTAAGAGAATTCACAAACGAAGAAGACCTAGCAAAACTTACACAGGAATTTTTAGCAGATAAAGGCAAAGTAAGTCAGTTTTTTCGGGAATAA
- a CDS encoding IS3 family transposase yields the protein MKRKKNDRDVEAVRLIRKVYHRYEGKYGYRQLQLFLWQDDGVWMNHKKVLRLMQKLGLQASIRRKRRFNMKDKVAERVAENLLKRDFTADKPNQKWVTDVTQYRVGERWLYLSTVKDLFNNEIVAYQLSERNDNELVLQTFTKAFAKQKDVTGLVVNSDQGFQYTSHAYHDMLPKGWRPNQHVSSGQLPGQRLYGGLLLPSQNGRALPLSYLKFGRGTKPNRKIHTIL from the coding sequence TTGAAGCGAAAGAAGAACGATAGGGATGTCGAGGCCGTGCGACTCATTCGCAAGGTGTACCATCGCTACGAAGGAAAATATGGCTACCGGCAGCTCCAACTGTTCTTGTGGCAAGATGACGGCGTATGGATGAATCACAAGAAGGTACTGCGTCTCATGCAAAAGCTCGGCCTTCAAGCCAGCATTCGACGGAAACGCCGGTTTAACATGAAGGATAAGGTTGCGGAGCGTGTGGCTGAGAATCTGCTTAAGCGAGACTTTACGGCAGATAAGCCAAACCAGAAATGGGTGACAGATGTGACCCAATACCGGGTAGGCGAACGCTGGTTGTATCTTTCGACCGTGAAAGACTTATTTAACAATGAGATTGTAGCGTATCAACTCAGTGAACGTAATGACAATGAACTTGTTCTGCAGACATTTACAAAGGCCTTTGCCAAGCAAAAAGACGTGACTGGGCTAGTCGTTAACAGCGACCAGGGGTTCCAGTACACGTCTCATGCTTACCACGACATGCTGCCAAAAGGTTGGCGCCCAAATCAGCATGTCTCGTCGGGGCAATTGCCTGGACAACGCCTCTATGGAGGGCTTCTTCTCCCATCTCAAAACGGAAGGGCTCTACCCTTATCATATCTGAAGTTTGGCAGAGGCACAAAGCCGAATCGAAAAATACATACGATTTTATAA
- a CDS encoding IS3 family transposase codes for MAEAQSRIEKYIRFYNRRRPQRRLNKLTPVEYRRPFAA; via the coding sequence TTGGCAGAGGCACAAAGCCGAATCGAAAAATACATACGATTTTATAACCGAAGACGACCACAGCGTAGATTAAATAAACTGACGCCGGTAGAGTACCGGCGCCCGTTTGCAGCCTAG
- a CDS encoding PadR family transcriptional regulator, whose amino-acid sequence MNRHKLLPLTETMSYIMLALQEPAHGYVIMQKVEEMSDGDVRIAAGTLYGAIENLMKHKLIERVETEDARRKVYVLTDKGREILQLDMQRMQHIIDVYKGGNINEEI is encoded by the coding sequence ATGAATAGACATAAATTGTTGCCACTAACCGAAACAATGAGTTACATTATGTTGGCATTGCAAGAGCCTGCACACGGCTATGTCATTATGCAAAAGGTCGAGGAAATGAGTGACGGTGACGTACGGATTGCTGCTGGAACTTTATACGGAGCGATTGAAAACTTAATGAAGCATAAACTGATTGAACGTGTCGAAACGGAGGATGCTCGAAGAAAAGTCTATGTTTTAACGGACAAAGGAAGAGAAATTTTACAGCTGGATATGCAAAGAATGCAGCATATCATCGATGTTTACAAAGGGGGAAATATAAATGAAGAAATTTAA